The Clostridiales bacterium FE2011 sequence CGCGAACATGCTGCAGATCATTGTGTCCGCGCTGTTTATCGGGTTTGCGCTGATCCTGATCGGACACCGCTTTGACATGGAGTTCAAGGCTGTGGATGTGTGCAACGATATCTGCATGAAGGCCATGGAGATGATCCTGAAGCTTTCCCCGATTGGTGTGTTCTGCCTGCTCTGCCCGGTGGTGGCCGAGAACGGTCCGGCGGTGCTCGGTTCCCTGGCGAAGGTGCTGCTGGTGGCTTATCTGTGCTACATTGTTCATGCGGTCGTGGTTTATTCCGCGTCGGTCAAGGCTTTGGGCGGCGTCGGCCCGGTGAAGTTCTTCAAGGGCATGCTGCCTGCCATCATGATGGCTTTCTCTTCCGCTTCTTCTGTGGGTACCCTCCCGCTGAACATGGAGTGCTGCGAGAAGCTGGGTGCGGATAAGGAAGTATCCTCCTTCGTCCTGCCCCTGGGCGCAACCATCAACATGGACGGTACCGCCATCTACCAGGGTGTGTGCGCGGTGTTCATCGCTTCCTGCTTTGGCATCAGCCTGACTTTCTCCCAGATGCTGACCATCGTGCTGACGGCGACGTTGGCCTCCATCGGCACCGCGGGCGTTCCCGGCGCCGGCATGGTCATGCTGGCCATGGTGCTTCAGTCCGTAGGCCTGCCGGTGGAAGGTATTGCGCTGGTGGCCGGTGTGGACCGAATCTTTGATATGGGCCGTACCGTGGTGAACATCACCGGCGATGCTTCCTGCGCCATCGTGGTCTCCAGGCTGCAGCGCAAAAGAGCGGAGAAGAAGGCCGCTGCCTGATCAATTCCCGTAACTGAAAACAAACGCCCGTGCGGAGCAGTGATGCTCCGGCGGGCGTTTTTCTGTCCGGACAAGGGAAACGCGGGGCGTACGGAGAAATTCAGAAGGACGGGAAAGCGGACCGACTATTCTATATATGAAGGAAGACATACGGATGAAGATCTATGATATCACCCAGGAACTGTTTACCTGCTGCGTATATCCCGGGGATCCGTCTCCGGAACGGCAGGTCAAGCTCCGGATTGCGGACGGTGCCATCTGCAACCTGACGGCTTTTCAGATGTGCGCGCATAACGGGACGCATGTGGATGCCCCGTATCATTTCCTGAATGAGGGCAAAACCATTGACCAGGTGGACCTGGAACGGTTCATCGGCAAGGCATACGTGACGGAACATCAGGGAGACATTACGGCGGCGGACGCGGAAGTGATCCTGCAGAAGGCCCGGAGCCTGGATGCGGAGGCTGCGAAGCGGATCCTGGTGAAGGGTCCGGCCGTTATGACGGAGGAAGCGGCGAAGGTTTTTGCCGGGGCAGGCATCCTGCTCTTCGGCAATGAATCCCAGACCGTCGGGCCGCTGGACGCACCCATGAACGTGCACCTGATTATGCTGGGCGCAGAGATTGTCCTGCTGGAGGGGATCCGCCTGGGAGCAGTGGAGGAGGGAATCTACCTGCTGAATGCCGCTCCGCTGAATCTCGGAGGGTCGGATGGCGCTCCCTGCCGGGCGGTTCTGATGGAACTGTGACGGGGTCGCTATTGTATCCGAACAACAAGTGAATTATTAATGGAAGAAAGCCGGTCGTTTTGGCCAAAAACACGAACATTCACCAAGACAAATCACGCATCGTCCGGAAGCGTTGATTTGCCTTAATTTTTTTCAAAAAAACCTCCAAAAAGTGCTTGACAAAGGCCTTGCCGTTTGATATTCTATCCAAGCTCGCTTGCGGGAGACCGCAAGAAAAGAGCGAAGCGAACCTTGAAAACGATACAGAGATAATAACGCGCAATAAGGAAAAAGACAGCGAAGATTCCAAAGAGTTTAACATCGAAAGATGTTTAAGGATTAAACGGAAGAGTTTGATCCTGGCTCAGGACGAACGCTGGCGGCGTGCCTAACACATGCAAGTCGAGCGGGGACATTGCGACAGATATGAAGTCTTCGGATGAATTTGAAGATGTAATGTTCTAGCGGCGGACGGGTGAGTAACGCGTGAGCAACCTGTCCCTTACAGGGGGATAACACAGCGAAAGTTGTACTAATACCGCATAAGACCACAGAGTGACATCACTTAGGGGTCAAAGGAGCAATCCGGTAAGGGGTGGGCTCGCGTCCGATTAGATAGTTGGTGAGGTAACGGCCCACCAAGTCGACGATCGGTAGCCGACCTGAGAGGGTGATCGGCCACATTGGGACTGAGACACGGCCCAAACTCCTACGGGAGGCAGCAGTGGGGAATATTGGGCAATGGGGGAAACCCTGACCCAGCAACGCCGCGTGAGGGAAGAAGGTTTTCGGATCGTAAACCTCTGTCCTTGGTGAAGAGAAAGAGACGGTAGCCAAGGAGGAAGCCCCGGCTAACTACGTGCCAGCAGCCGCGGTAATACGTAGGGGGCGAGCGTTGTCCGGAATGATTGGGCGTAAAGGGCGCGTAGGCGGCCCGGTAAGTCTGGAGTGAAAGTCCTGCTTTTAAGGTGGGAATTGCTTTGGATACTGTCGGGCTTGAGTGCAGGAGAGGTAAGTGGAATTCCCAGTGTAGCGGTGAAATGCGTAGAGATTGGGAGGAACACCAGTGGCGAAGGCGACTTACTGGACTGTAACTGACGCTGAGGCGCGAAAGTGTGGGGAGCAAACAGGATTAGATACCCTGGTAGTCCACACTGTAAACGATGAATGCTAGGTGTAGGGGGTATCGACCCCTTCTGTGCCGCAGTTAACACAATAAGCATTCCGCCTGGGGAGTACGGCCGCAAGGTTGAAACTCAAAGGAATTGACGGGGGCCCGCACAAGCAGCGGAGCATGTGGTTTAATTCGACGCAACGCGAAGAACCTTACCAGGTCTTGACATCCAGTAAAACTTGTAGAGATACATCGTGAGCTTGCTCATACTGAGACAGGTGGTGCATGGTTGTCGTCAGCTCGTGTCGTGAGATGTTGGGTTAAGTCCCGCAACGAGCGCAACCCTTATTTTCAGTTACTAACAGGTAAAGCTGAGGACTCTGAAGAGACTGCCGGGGACAACTCGGAGGAAGGTGGGGACGACGTCAAATCATCATGCCCCTTATGACCTGGGCTACACACGTGCTACAATGGCCACCACAGAGAGGGGCGAACCCGTAAGGGAGAGCGGATCTCAAAAAAGTGGTCCCAGTTCGGATTGTGGGCTGCAACCCGCCCACATGAAGTCGGAGTTGCTAGTAATCGCGGATCAGCATGCCGCGGTGAATACGTTCCCGGGCCTTGTACACACCGCCCGTCACACCATGGGAGTTGGGAGTGCCCAAAGTCGGTGAGGTAACCGCAAGGAGCCAGCCGCCTAAGGCAAGACCAATGACTGGGGTGAAGTCGTAACAAGGTAGCCGTATCGGAAGGTGCGGCTGGATCACCTCCTTTCTAGGGAGAAAGCAGAAGCCGAAAGGTGGACGCCGAAACCGAGGTCGATCGACCGGATAAAACCGGTCGTCATAAAAAGCTTCAAAGAAGCAAAACGGAACGTCAACGAACGTTCGAAAAAGAATTGAGCTGTTCCTTACAGCGCGCAAAACTCTGTATCGTCTTCAAGGCTCGCAGAGCTCGCCTTGAGCACGCGCACCTTGACAACTGCACAGCAAAGAAACAAGATTCAGGAAAGACCAGTTAAAGGTAAACAATTTTACTAAATTGGTCTCAGGATCAAGAACGACGAGAAATCAAGCTACAAAGAGCACAGGGTGGATGCCCTGGCACCATACGCCGACGAAGGACGTGGCAAGCTGCGATAAGCTACGGGGAGCCGCAAGCAGGCACCGATCCGTAGACATCCGAATGGGGAAACCCGGCAGGTGAAGAACCTGTCACCGTAAGATGAATCCATAGTCTTACAGGAGGGCACGCGGGGAACTGAAACATCTAAGTACCCGCAGGAAGAGAAATTAATTTAAAGATTTCCTAAGTAGCGGCGAGCGAACGGGAAAGAGGCCAAACCGGGGGGCATGCTCCCCGGGGTTGTGGGTCAGTAACGTGTATGGAAGACTTTAGCCGAAGAGAGATGGAAAGCTCAGCCAAAGAGGGTAACAGCCCCGTAAGCGAAAGAGTCAACCAGCTAACTGATACCAGAGTACCGCAGGGCACGTGAAACCCGGCGGGAAGCAGGGTGGACCACCATCCAAGCCTAAATACGATATGGTGACCGATAGCGCATAGTACCGTGAGGGAAAGGTGAAAAGAACCCCGGGAGGGGAGTGAAAGAGAACCTGAAACCCTGTGTTTACAAGCAGAGAAAGTACATGCCATGTACGATCTCGTACTTTTTGTAGAACGGACCGGCGAGTTACGTTATGCAGCGAGGTTAAGGACTGAAGGTCCGGAGCCGAAGCGAAAGCGAGTTTGAATAGGGCGATAGTTGCATGACGTAGACCCGAAACCGGGTGACCTATCCATGGCCAGGTTGAAGTGGGAGTAAAATCCCATGGAGGACCGAACCAGACGTCTGTTGAAAAAGGCGGGGATGAGCTGTGGATAGGGGAGAAATTCCAATCGAACCCGGAGATAGCTGGTTCTCCTCGAAATAGCTTTAGGGCTAGCCTCATGGATAATTGATGGGGTAGAGCACTGAATGGGCGCGGGGACTCAAATCCTACCAAACTCTATCAAACTGCGAATACCATACAATGCAAACCATGGGAGTCAGTCCGCGAGAGATAAGTTCCGCGGGCAAAGGGGAACACCCCAGATCAACCGCTAAGGTCCCAAAGTACACGTTAAGTGGAGAAGGATGTGGAATTGCACAGACAACCAGGATGTTGGCTCAGAAGCAGCCACACATTTAAAGAGTGCGTAATAGCTCACTGGTCGAGTGGTTGTGCGCCGAAAATGTCCGGGGCTAAAACGTGACACCGAAGCGATGGATGCGCGCAAGCGCGTGGTAGAGGAGCGTTCTGTGGGGGCTGAAGCCGTATCGAGAGGCACGGTGGACCGCACAGAAGAGAGAATGCCGGTATGAGTAGCGAGAGCGAAGCGAGAAACTTCGCCGTCGAAAGCCCAAGGTTTCCTGGGAAGGTTCATCCACCCAGGGTAAGTCGGGGCCTAAGCCGAGGACGGAAGTCGTAGGCGATGGACAGCAGGTGTATATTCCTGCACTACCGAAGAATGAAGCAGTGACACAGAAGGATAGTCTGAGCGGGGTGATGGTCAACTCCGTACAAGCACTGAGGTTGGAACGTAGTGAAGTACGCGTTCCTCTAAGCTGAGGTGTGACGTGGACCGAAATCAAGTAGGGAAGCAGATGAGTTCACGCTGGCGAGAAAAGCTGCTAGTATATCTGAAGGTACCCGTACCGGAAACCGACGCAGGTGGGCGAGGAGAGAATCCTGAGACGAACGGGAGAACCCTTGTTAAGGAACTCGGCAAAATGACCCCGTAACTTCGGGATAAGGGGTGCCTCGAGAGAGGCCGCAGAGAATAGGCTCAAGCGACTGTTTAGCAAAAACACAGGTATCTGCGAAAGCGAGAGCTGACGTATAGGTGCTGACACCTGCCCGGTGCTGGAAGGTTAAGGGAACATGTTAGAGCAATCGAAGCATCGAACCGAAGCCCCAGTAAACGGCGGCCGTAACTATAACGGTCCTAAGGTAGCGAAATTCCTTGTCGGGTAAGTTCCGACCCGCACGAATGGTGTAACGATTTGAGCGCTGTCTCAACAGGGGGCCCGGTGAAATTGAAGTATGGGTGAAGATGCCCATTACCCGCGACTGGACGGAAAGACCCCGTAGAGCTTTACTGTAGCCTGATATTGGATTTCGGTAACGGATGCACAGGATAGGTGGGAGGCTTGGAAGTTAGGACTTCGGTCTTAGCGGAGCCGCTGTTGGGATACCACTCTTCTGTTACTGGAATTCTAACATGGACCCGTAAACCGGGTAATGGACAGTGTCAGGTGGACAGTTTGACTGGGGCGGTCGCCTCCGAAAGAGTAACGGAGGCGCCCAAAGGTACCCTCAGAATGGATGGAAATCATTCGAAGAGTGCAAAGGCAGAAGGGTGCCTGACTGCGAGAGTGACAATTCGAGCAGAGACGAAAGTCGGGCTTAGTGATCCGGCGGTATTGAGTGGAAAAGCCGTCGCTTAACGGATAAAAGCTACCTCGGGGATAACAGGCTGATCTCCCCCAAGAGTCCACATCGACGGGGAGGTTTGGCACCTCGATGTCGGCTCGTCGCATCCTGGGGCTGAAGCAGGTCCCAAGGGTTTGGCTGTTCGCCAATTAAAGCGGCACGCGAGCTGGGTTCAGAACGTCGTGAGACAGTTCGGTCCCTATCCATCGTGGGCGTAGGAGTCATGAGAGGAGCTGTTCCTAGTACGAGAGGACCGGAATGGACGCATCACTGGTGCAACTGTTGTCGTGCCAACGGCATAGCAGGGAAGCGAAATGCGGACGGGATAAACGCTGAAGGCATCTAAGCGTGAAGCCCACCTCAAGATAAAGACTCCCATTGCGCAAGCAAGTAAGACCCCTGGAGGACTACCAGGTAGATAGGTCATCGGTGGAAGTGCGGTAACGCATGGAGCTTGATGATACTAATAGGTCGAGGGCTTGATTTCATGATTGGTCCAGAGA is a genomic window containing:
- a CDS encoding dicarboxylate/amino acid:cation symporter → MEKRKKLALSTQIFIALILAIGAGIALTGNPDFAKTYIKPFGTIFLNLIKWIVCPLVFFSIMAGVVSIRDIKKVGVVGGSTMLYYLCTTAFAVAIGLLFANLLKGIFPVLSTAELSYEPAATSVNFMDTLVGIFPSNFIKPFVDANMLQIIVSALFIGFALILIGHRFDMEFKAVDVCNDICMKAMEMILKLSPIGVFCLLCPVVAENGPAVLGSLAKVLLVAYLCYIVHAVVVYSASVKALGGVGPVKFFKGMLPAIMMAFSSASSVGTLPLNMECCEKLGADKEVSSFVLPLGATINMDGTAIYQGVCAVFIASCFGISLTFSQMLTIVLTATLASIGTAGVPGAGMVMLAMVLQSVGLPVEGIALVAGVDRIFDMGRTVVNITGDASCAIVVSRLQRKRAEKKAAA
- a CDS encoding cyclase family protein, whose protein sequence is MKIYDITQELFTCCVYPGDPSPERQVKLRIADGAICNLTAFQMCAHNGTHVDAPYHFLNEGKTIDQVDLERFIGKAYVTEHQGDITAADAEVILQKARSLDAEAAKRILVKGPAVMTEEAAKVFAGAGILLFGNESQTVGPLDAPMNVHLIMLGAEIVLLEGIRLGAVEEGIYLLNAAPLNLGGSDGAPCRAVLMEL